GATAATATCATTTTCATCACATAATCTTCTGACCTCTTCAAGAAATCCTGGATTAGGAGGAATATTTCTTTCCACCTCCATTTTTACAGCCGCTAAATTATTATTTTCAATTATTTTTTTTAGTTGATCTAAATTATTATAAGAAAATGAGTAAATGGTTCCTTTAAGGCATTTAGGAACACCGTTAGGTTCAAGCCCAGGCAATAAATGTTCATCTAGTTTTTTGTCTTCTTTATGATTAGTCGCTAGATACCAATCATGCCAACCATGATAACCACAAATAGCAATTTTGTCCCTACCAGTTGCTGCCCTTGCGATTCTAATTGCAATTGCATTAGCCTCTCCTCCAGTCCTGGCAAATCTAACCATATCTGCCCATGTATGCATTTCAACTAATTTCTCAGCTAGATATACTTCCTCTGGACAATTAAATGAAGACATATTACCTAAGTTAATATTATTTTTAACTGCCTCATCAACATATTTATTGGAGTAACCAAGTATATTTGTACCCACTCCCATTAGGCTCATATCAATATATTGTTTGCCACTTATATCCCAAACCTTAGATCCCTTTGTTTTAGAAAAATAAGTTGGCCATCCATTGGGTAAAAATAATTCAGGCCGTTTTGAAAGCAACATATTTCCTCCTGGTATAACTTTTTTTGCTCTACCCCATAATTTTTGTCCATCTGAAATATTTGATCCTTCATTTCTTTTATATTTTTGATTAATTTGAAAAATATTTTTATCTTTCTTTTCAAGGTTAAGTATGTCTTTCCAAGAAAAATTTGAATCCATATTAAAGTTTTTCACTATTTTTACAATCAATTCTAAGTCTTCTGGATAATCCACAGTCCATCTTAAGTTTGAAAAATCCTCTGGATTAAAAAGATTTTTCTTCCTAATGTCTTTATTCTTTATAAGCCAAGAAGTAACATGTTCTCGCTCAAATGGATCTTTGGATAGATCATTTGCTAAGAATAGTACTTTTTTAGAGAAAACTTCTACATCTAATCCATCCGGGAATGTGGGAGGATTAGTATTACTTGCATAATCTATATTTGAGGTTTTAAAAATATTTATTACTTCATCAATAATTTCTGGATCAATAAGAGGACAATCTGCGGTTAATCTTACAATATTTTCAGCTTTAGTTAATTTTGCTGCACCCGCATATCTCGCTAGAACATCATCTTCATGACCCCTGAAAATTTTAAGAGATAATTTTTTTGATAAATCTTCTATTACATCATCAGAACTATTAACTGTTGTGGCGATAATTATCTCATCAATAAGGTCACAATTCTTTATCCTTTCTATCTGAAACTCAAGAATTGATTTATTAACAACCTTAGCCAAAACTTTCCCAGGCAATCTTTTGGATGACATTCTTGCTTGTAGTATTGCGGCAGTAATTACTTTTGAATTCATAATCTAAATTTAATTCTTAAAGATTAATTAATTTTGATTCCAAAACCTAGGATCCAAGTCATTATTATAATTCCATGAAAAATTTGAGAAATCTTTTTTTATTTTCTGCAAATTATTTTTGATTTCTATGATTTCTTTTAATTCTTCTAAACAAGTAACACCTATGAGCGCTTTCTCAATAAATTTACAGCTATCTATAAAAGATAAAGAAGTTTCTAAAATAGATTCAGATTTCATTGATCTTAGAATATTCATATGATGACTTTTAAAATCTTTTGAAATAAGCTTCGGCCATTTGTCTGCCCCAACTAATGTGAGGCCTTGAAAAAAAATACTCCTAGCATGTATTGCTATATTTTTTTTCTGTAAATCCGAGCAAGTATTATTTTTAATAAGTCTCTGGTCGTATAGTGAAATAGGCATTTGTATTAATTTAATATTATCTAGAGAAATAGAGTTCAAATCTGAAGAAGAATAAATTGATATTCCTATCCTATTTATTAATTTTCTTTTAAACAAACTATTTAGCCAATTTTCAAGAATTTCCTTACCATCCTTTTTTAAATCTTCAACGTTATGTACTAAAAAACTATCAATATTATTTAATCTTAATTTATTTAATGAATTTTGAAAATTGTTTTCCCACTTATTTATATCTTTATCTGAAAAACAATTTTTTGATTTGCATTCAAATTTAGTTGTAACTTTCAGACCAGAATATTTACATATATAGTTACCTAAAACTTCTTCGCTGTCTCCATAAGATTGAGCTGTATCAAAGCTTTTAATATCATTTAATATGGCATAATCAATTATTTTTTCAACTTCTTTATCTAGGACTTTTCCTTTCGAATTAGTGAAACCATAAGTCATCCCAAATTGAGCACAACCTAAGGAAAGTTTAACCATATTAGACTTTAATAATTATCATAAATTATAAATAATATCTAATAAATTGTTCATAACATACTCTTGATCTTTCATTTCTAAGCCTTCAAAGACTGGAAGACTTAATGCTTTTTTTGCATATATTTCACTCATAGGGAAATCTCCCTCCTTAAAACCAAATTTTCTGTAATAAGGTTGTAAATGAATAGGTGAGTAGTGTAATTGTACTCCAATACTCCTTTTTCTCATCTCATCAAAAACTTTTTTATGGTTATCTTCCGATAGATTTTTTAATAACACAATTACCAAATGGACAGAACTTTTTGTATCTTTAGATATTTTCAAAAAAGAAATAACTTCATTATCTGCTATCTTTTTATATTTTTTCAAAATATTATTTCTTTCATCAACAATATCTAAAATTCTTTTTAACTGACTTGAACCCAAAGATGCCTGTATATCGTTCATCCTATAATTAAAGCCTAAGCTTTGTTGTTCATAGCTCCATGGGCCAAATTTAGACAACTGGAATTTTGATATATCTTTTGTAATACAGTGAGTTCTTAAAAGTCTCATTCTCTCTGCTAATGCCTTATTGTTTGTAGTAGCTACCCCACCTTCAGCAGTTGTAATTATTTTTACTGGATGAAAGCTAAAAACACAAATATCACTATAAAAACAATCCCCAATATTTCTATCGCTATAACGTCCTCCTAATGCATGACTAGCATCCTCGATAACTTTGAAACCATATTTCATTGAGAGATTTTTAATAGATTTCATATCACAGCTTGTTCCACCAAGGTGAACACAAACAAGTACTTTAGGTAGAGTACCTTTTTTTTCCGCTTCTTTTAATTTTTTTGTTAACAAGTCTATGCTTATCAAACCATCATCGAGATTGATATCGACAAAATCAATTTTTGCATTACAGTATCTTCCACAATTCGCAGAAGCAACAAAAGATGTTGAAGATGTCCAAAGATAGTCTTTTTCTTGAAGATTTAATGATAAACAAGCTATATGAAGAGCACTAGTACCACTATTTACTGCGATTGAATGATCTACTCCGAGAAAACGACATAAATCATTTTCAAATAATGGTACTTGCTCACCTTGTGTTAAAAAATCACTTTTTAAAGTCTTTATAACTGCATTAATGTCATCCTCAGTTATTTTTTGTTTCCCATAGGGAATGTATTTATTTTGATTCAAATTTCTTCTTAAACAGGATTAAAATCTTTACTAATGTTGACTTTAATTAAATCTCTAATCTCATCAACGGTTAGGAAATTATCGTTATTAAAGGAATCATACCTAAAATTTTTAGGCAATGTTTTATATTTTTCATCCATTTCCAAATATATTTTTTTCATTTTGCTATCTGAGGGGAAAATAACGTAGTAATCGCCTATCTCAATAGTATTAGGTCCATCAGCTTGTGTTATTAACTCCTCATGAATTTTTTCACCGGCTCTTAGCCCTATTATTTCTTTTTGACAATTTGGTCCAATAGCTTCAGCTAAATCTAATATTCTATAACTAGGTAATTTTGGTACAAATATTTCTCCTCCTAGTGCATTATTCAATGCCCAATAAACCATTTCAATACCCTGTTCTAGGGTAATATTAAATCTCGTCATATCTGGATCTGTAATTGGCAATTTACCTGATTTTGCCCTCTCAATGAATAATGGTATTACAGAACCCCTAGAACCCATTACATTGCCGTATCTTACTATTGAGAATTTGATATTTTTCCCCCCCCTAATATTATTTGCAGCAATAAAAAGTTTATCAGAGCATAATTTGGTTGCACCATAAAGATTTATAGGTGAGGCTGCTTTGTCAGTGCTTAAAGCAACAAAATTTTCAACATCTGTATCTAAACAAGCCCTTACAAGGTTTTGGGCACCGCCCACATTTGTATTTATAAATTCCGAAGGATTATATTCTCCAGCAGGAACATGTTTTAAAGCGGCTGCGTGCACAACAGTATTAATTCCATTTAATGCCATCCTTAATCTCTCTTTATCTCTTATATCACCTAAGAAAAATCTTAATTGCGGATATTTATCTGGAGGGTAAATACTTTGCATAGCCCATTGTTTCATCTCATCTCTGCTATAAATAACTACTCTTTTAATATCAGGCATATTTCTAAAAAGGTAAGAAATAAAAGCATTACCAAAACTTCCTGTACCTCCAGTTATTAATAGTGAAATCTCATTTTCTTTTTTCATTTGATTATGTCTTTAGCTTAAACATTTTAATTTATTAATTTACCTTAAAGGAGGTTCCAATTAAGTTAATATTAAAACTATAAATATATTTTTTTTGTTTATTATTATAAGAGAGTATTATTTATTCATCTTTTAGATCTATTAAATCAAATTTTAATGTAATTAAAAAAATTTATGGGAGACATAGAAGATAAGTTTATATTTGAAGTTACAAATTTAAATAAAGGGTTAGAATCTCTTAATTTTAACATTTTTGAATTTATCAATAGCCCTTTAAAAATAAAATACAAAAAAACTACAGAATCATTAATCCACGAATTTGATACTTGTATTTTTAAAGAAATTTATGACCTAATTAAAGATAATAAATCTATTAAACTTGAACATGTAGAAAATATAAGAGCAAAAAGAGAATTAAGTTCAAAAAATTATGTTTTTTATAATGGGGAACATTTATTTGTAGAGCAACATTGGGTAAGAGAAAAGAATATTTATGAATTAAGTATGGGATTAAAATATTTATCAAAAAAAATTAAAATAAACACCATAATAGAATTAGGAACTGGGTATGGATCAAAGATAATTTCATTAGCTAATTTGAACAACAATAGAAATAAATTCAAATTTAAAGCTTTAGATATTTCAAAGAATGGTTTGTTTTGTTGTAAAGAGTTAGCAAAAAGAGAAAATTTGATTGTTGAAACAAAAATACAGAACTTCCTAATCAATCCAAGCATTGGAGAATTTGTTGATAAGAATTCAATAATCTTTACTTCTTATAATTTACATTATTGGAAAGATTTCAATTTAAATAATATAAAGCAATTTATTCAAGATGGTATTAATGGTGGAATACACATAGAGCCTTGTAGTGATTTATTAGATAAATTAGAGGATAAGATTTATGCCGCATTGGCTTATAAATATATAAAATTAAATAACTATACTGAAAACATAATGCTTGCTTTTGAACAAGCTCAAAAAGAAAAAATAATTCATTTAAAAATTTTCCAAGAAGTATGGGGATTTGGATTATTGCCGACTTGGATTTTTATATGGTATAAAAAATAAAATATTTTGAGATGATTATGAATACTCAGAATAAAACAAAATATTTTGATAAAATTTACGTGGGGACTGGTCCCATATTGTTTTTTGATGCTATCAATGAAACTTGTAAAGGAAACAAAGTTTTATTAATAGATAAATCCGATACTATTGGTGGTGCTTGGAAATTAATAAATATTGATGGAATGAATAATTTAGAAAATGCAGTTCACTATTTAATCCCAAATAAAAATGGATATAATTTTTTAAATAAAATTTTAAAAATTAGTTTAATTAGAACTCCAAGAAAATTTTATGCTCAAGAATTACTTAATAACCATATTCTTTTGCCAAACAATTTATTTGGAGAAATTTGTAATTCTTTAATTTCCGAATTTAAAAAAGATAAATTTATATTTAAAAATGTCATTTCTAATATTTTTAGACCAAAATCTTTTTCAAAATCAAAATATCCAAGAAATGGAAGTAAAACAATAATTATTAGAATGTTGCAATTATCAAAATTAATTAATTTAAAAATAAAGTTAAAAACATCAATTGAAAAAATCTACATATCAAAAAATAATCTTTCAAAAGTAAAAACATGTAAAGAAACATTTCTAACTAAAGAAATAATAATTTCACATGGTTTTTTACCTATCAAAGATTTCTTTATCGATAAACAAAAAATCAATATAAATAAAAAAAAATTTAGAAGACCATCCTTACATATTGTATTTAGTCCAAAAAATGAAAATGATATGAAAAAATTAAAATCCTTCGTACAAGTAATTTTTGAAGATAATTTGTTAATAAAATATGTTCATGAAATTTCTCACTATATTCCCAAAGAGAACCAAAAGAAAGGAACATATGTAATTGTTGTAGCTTTAAAGCATGACTTGCAAAATGAAAGAAATACTTATGAAAAAATAAAGAATGAGTTTCAGAAATATAAGCTAATACCATCAGATAATAATTTAAATAAAATTTTCTATTATTGGCAAGATATTTTTCTTCCTTTATTGCTAACTTCAGATCTTAAATATTTAGAATCTCTAAGTAATGGAAAACTTAAAATAATGCTCACAGAAGAATTAAATCGTGGCTTTGGTTTATATTCTCAAGAATGGAAGGAATTAAAAAATTTAATTGAAAAATCTCACTTTAGTTATATATGATTTTTTATTTAACTAAAATATAAAAAAAATTGAATATATTTAATTTCCCAGAAATTTTTAATGTACATCTTGACAATTTTTTTAAATGATATTCAGATATTTTTTTAATTAAATAGTGAGAAAATTTATAAGTTTACTACAAAGTTTAAATTTCGTGATTTAAACAAATATTATTCGAGAGGGTTTTAACGTTTATACGATCCATATAGGAATTTCTATTTACTTTTCAATTATTTCTTTCTGACATATTTATATGCATAAACCTTACTACTTTAATAAATTTGTTTTTCTAAATTTCAATTTAAATAAACACATCCCAACTAGTTGGATCCCCAACTTTTATATCCTTTTTAAGAATTTTACCAATAATATCTCTTTCAAATTTTGGAGCCAAACCATTACCCGGTCTTATTCTTCTAATATCATCTTTTGTAACAATTTCACCAGCCTTTTTATTTTTAACAAAATATATTGATCTTCTAAATGATTTACTTTGAGACTCAACAATATCTCTATCAAAGCCTTCCTTACCAAGGGAAAGCCAAGTTTTATAGGTATTTTCACAAAGCTTACGAAGTTCGCTAGGTTCTATAGAAAAATCACTATCAGGTCCTTTATCTGAAGAATCAATAGTAAAGTGTTTTTCTATAACTGAGGCTCCTATGGCTGTTGCAGCAACTGAAATAGTTGTTCCAAGAGTATGATCAGAAAGTCCACTTATTACATTAAAATTACGAGAAATACTTTTTATTAAATTTAAATTTGATTTCTCAACAGGAGCAGGATAACTGCTGATACAATGTAGAAGAATTATTTGATCATTATTTTCTTGACGCATAGCATCTAGAGCTTCATTAATCTCTTTTTCTGAAGACATTCCTGTTGATATGATTACTGGTTTTTGTTTACTAGCAATATATTTTATTAAAGGTATATCTACTAATTCAAAAGATGCAACTTTATAGGCAGGTGTATTCAGTTCTTCAAGTAGATCAACTGCAGTTTCATCAAATGGAGTAGAGAATAAAGTGACTCCTAATTCGTTGGCATATGAAAATAACTTTTGATGCCACTCATAGGGAGTTTCAGCTAATTTGTATAAATCATATAGTTTAAATCCATCCCATAATCCTCCTTTAATTAGAAACTCCTCATTATCACAGTTGATGGTCATAGTATCTGCTGTATAAGTTTGCATTTTTATTGCATCCACCCCACATTCAGATGCTTCCTTAATAGTTTCTAATGCTCTTTCTATAGAACCATTATGATTCGCAGACATTTCAGCAATAATATATGGAGGATAATTTAACCCAATCTTTCTGCCATTAATATTTATTTCTTTTACCATTTATGATAAATTTTCCAATTATTAATTTAGCTTATAAAAAGCCTTTATAGATACTTTACTACAAACAAATTTCTAAGGCTAAGTTTAAAATAAAGTTTCTTTAAATTTTTTTGTAATTTCATTTATATCTCTCAAACGAATTGATAACTTATTTAATTTTATATTTTTAAAGTCTTCATGAAATAGATTTTCAATTTTTAACAACTGTAAATATTATTTGGTTTAGAAGAAATACTAAAAAAAATTACTTTAAAAACCAAAAACATTTAGAAAATTAAAAATTTATTTTTCTAATAATTTGGAAAGCTTCTGCCATTTTAAGGCCTACTTGATTACCCCTTAGGTTAGCGAGATTTTTTATTCCCTCTAATGATCGTGAATGTGGAAAATCTCTTAATTCTTCTTCATAAGCTAGTAAAGATTTTTCTTTATCATCCCATGTATTTGAAATGTCTACAAAAAGATTTGGATAGAATTTTCCTGTTATAAATTCATTACCGAAATCTGTAGCAGAAGAAATTTCAAATAATCTTATTTCCGAACAAGAATCATTTGGCTGAGGTCTAAATGCTGTTAATACTGCATTTACTACTACCCTGTGATCAATATTTAAATCACCTCCACAATGACTATAAACTAAATTAGGTTGTATCATCTTTTTAGATTTTTCAATTAATTTTATAATCTCCAATAATGGTTCATTATCTAGCATATTATCTTTAAAGTTAAATCTTTCAAGCCATTTAAATCCAAGCAAATCACTTGCAATATTTGATGAATTTACTCTCTTCAAAATATCTTCTTTATTAAATGAATCTCTTGAACCAGTCCCGTCTGTCATTGCAATAACAAATACATCATCTCCTTGATTAATATGTTTTCTGATAGTGCCTCCCATACCAATTGTTTCATCATCGGGATGCGCTACAACTACAAGAACCCTATTTTTATCCATAATTTCTACAAATATTTAATGTTTAAAAATTCATAAATATAATTAATTTCATTATAGTTTCTCGATTTTAATTAATATAAACAAAATTAGTATTCTAAAGCAAATTTCTTGAATAATAAGCTTTAAAATTATTTTAATTTCAGTTTAGATATAACTTAAAAATATATGTTTATTTGTCCAATATGCTTTAAAATTTAAACTTTTATGAAAACTTGATCTTTATTATATGAAGCATTGAAATAGTTTTTAAATATTTTTTCTACTCTTTATGATCTTAGTAAAATATTTAATTATAAATATAAAAACTATTTCCTAAAGTAAAATATATAATTAAATTAATATGGAAAATCTTGATCAATCTTACTTATTAGTAACCATTAGAAAATGGAATATAGAGAAATTCAAAGAAGAAAAAAATAATCTTCCTGGTAAATGGCATCTAATAAATGATCAAGAGGATTTAACTTTATTAAATGTTCAAAAATATAATCCACGTTATATATTTTTTCCGCATTGGAGCATTAAAGTTCCTTGTGAAATTATTAATAACTATGAATGTATATGTTTTCATGAAACAGACTTACCTTTCGGAAGAGGAGGTAGTCCTATCCAGAATCTAATTTCTAATGGATTTAAATCAACAAAAATTTCAGCATTAAAAATGAATTCTGATTTAGACTCAGGGCCAATATATCTAAAGAAAGACTTATCTTTAGAGGGCATCGCAGAAGAGATTTTCATAAGGGCATCAGATATAATTTTTGAAATGATTAGGACAATTATAGAAGAGGAAATTAAACCGATTGAACAAAGAGGAGAAATTACTTATTTCAAAAGAAGAATTCCTGAAGATAGTCTTATTCCAAAAGAAATTACAACTTTAAAAGAGCTTTATGACTTTATTAGAATGCTCGATGCCGAAGATTATCCAAAAGCAAATATCTTACACAATTCATTCAAATTAGAGATTAAAAATCCAGTTTTAAGATTTAACAGAATAGAGGCTAATATTAATATAAAGTTAAGTGAGCTTAAGGACTTCTCTTAAATAATATAAGAAATTTGATTATGTTTATAACCAATATTTGCTAAAACCTTATGTAATTTAATATCTCCACTTGGCGTATTAATATAAAAATCTTTTGGAATTAATGATTTAATTGGCTTATTAGGTACGAAATTTGATTTTATAAAACTCAATACTCTAGGTATGCCATCTTCATAAAATTTTTCTTTAATATTTATTGAAATAGAATTATTATCTTGAATATAAAATGTGCCAATAAAAGATTTTTCGCATTTAACTAAAAACCAATTCTTATAAGGTTTTGAAAAAACAAATTCTTTATGTTCATTTTTGCTTGGCATTTCTATATGGCTTATATTATATTTCCTTTCTGAAAGAAGAGTATATAATACTTCAACATGTTCTTTTGATTGCAAAACTTTAATAAATTTATAATCCATTAGTAATAATTAATCCTAATTATTTAATTATATAGATAACTACAAAAATGAATATTATCATTAGAGTGAAAGATATTTTTCATGAGATCTAACATTTTCTTATTAGGTAATTCTCCAGTATTACTAGAATTAATTATTAATCATTTCAATTCAAATGAATTTGCAAATAAAATTTTTGTTCTTGAAGATGATATTTATAAGGTACAGAATATTAAGAATCTTGAACCGACTTTACTTAAAGTAATTTCTTTTGATGAGGGGCATCAACTAATCTCAAATAAAGAGAATAATCCTAAATTATATATTGGAGTAAGTTCAACACCAATAAAAAGATTTAATGTTTATGAAAGTTTTACCCAAGAAAATACTACATTTCCTAATATTTATCAAAAATCAGCTAAATTATCAAATTATTGCAAGATTTATAAAGGTTCATACTTTGGAGAATATACAACTATCGAACCCAATTCTGAAATAGGTGAATTTTGTTTTATTCAGAGTCATAGTCATATAGGTCACGATTCAAAAATTGGAAAATTTTCTATACTAGGCGGATCCGTGACTATTAATGGTGGCTGTAAAATTGAAGATTTTTGCTTAATAGGTTCTGCTGTTACGATTATAAACAATAAAATAATTGGTAAGGGTTCCGTAATTCAAGCAGGAACATGCATAACAAAAGATATCCCGCCTTTCAGTTTTGTTCATGGTAACCCTTGTAAGATATTACCAATTGAATTTCTAGGAAAGGATTTTGCAAATATAAAAAAAATTTAAAGTTGATTAGAAATAATAATAAATTAGATTGATTTGTGATTTTTTTGTTTATGTTTTATATTGTATTTTAAAAAGAATTCTTTATAAATTTGAAATCATTAATGAAAGACTTTAAATCAATCTACTTGCCACTGGGAGAACATTTCCTAAGTAACTACGAAGTTGATTTTATTGAAGAATCCTTAAAAAAATTCCCTTTGGAAGATATCACTATTGGAGATGCGGGAGAAATAAATAACTGCCAAGTTGGGAGATTAATGGAAGATCAACCCGAAACTAATCCTAAAATATTAAACGAATCTTTATCAAAACCAATCTTAAAACTTTTTCAAACTTTGAAAGCAAAAAAATTCTTTGGTAAATTTCTTGATAAAAATAAGCCTCAAATAATTAGAAGAAGTCAATTTAATCTTCTTGGTGAAGGATCTTTTGTAGGTCGCCATCTTGACATAGATAGCAATCCTAATTATCAAATAGCCGCAGTTCTTCAATTGGGAAGTAAATTTAGTGGAGGAGAATTTATAGTTTACCCATCAAAAGATTCGGAAATAAAAGATGCCCAAATTATATATCCTGAATACGGTTCAATTACAATATCTTTTTGTAAGTCTGAACATGAAGTAGGGAAAGTTACATCAGGGACTAGAACATCTTTTGTGAATTTCATATCTAACTATGTAGGTAAAAACAAAAGAAAAAGAATAGTAAATTAACATTGGATAAAATCAATCCATATATAAGTAGAACAATTCTGAAATCCGCTTTTTCTGAATCAGATTGCTTCAGTTCATGGATGCGGAGTTATCTTAGTCCAAAGGAATTTTATTACATTAAAAATAATTGCTTACATAAAATGTCAATCCTAGAGCTTAAAAATTTTCTTTCAGACGCTTTAAAAAGATTTAATATTTCATCAGATATACATTTAATTGAATTTATGATTAGAAATAATAATAAACTTAGTCTTATACTTACTTTTATTAGATCTGGATTAATAGGTAAATCTAAAATTATCGAGAATGAAAAATTTAAACTACTTTTAGATATATTTTCATTTAGGATTATTGAAGATGATAATTTATCAATTGGTAATTTAAATAAATTATCTTTAAAAAACGACAAAATGAATCACCTTAAAATAGTTGGTCCAGTTTGTCCTGATTATTCATATGAATATACAGATAAGGGTAGATACAGATATACATTTCAATCAGTAGGAAGTGGAATTGGTTTAGTTGCAAAAAAAGCAATTGATAATTTCAAAAGGATAAAAGAAATATCCAATGATTTAATAAATAATGGCTTAAATTTAGAATTTGAAATTCTTGTTGGTGATTTCGAAGCTTCTGAAGAAAATCTTACCGCCTTAAAAGAAAAAAAAACTAATTTTCTTAGCAAGATAAAAAGTAGTTGTATAAATATTCAAGAAGAATCTTCCATAAAAGCCTATCCTTTTACAGATTTATGCCAAGGATTGGATGGTTGGAATTATCAAATAAGTCAACTGAAGAACATACATAAAGTTAATAATTTCAATGATCTAAAATATATATTTCCTAAAATAAATCATGATAAAAAATTAATTTCTAGGATACCGCTTTATAAAAAATGGTTTGGAAAAGATAAAAACTATAAAGAAATTTTCTTTAATCAATCTTTAGAATATATGCTTATGGGTAATATTATTTATTCAAATTTCTTTGGAGAAGTTTTTTTATTAGCTTCTGATCATAAAGCAATGAGAGATTATTACTCTTTAATATCTAATATTGATATTATTTCATCATCAACAAGTTACTAAATGAAGCAAATTGGCCTTTTTGTAATACCAATAAAAGTTGATGAATCAATATCAACATATAATGACTACATTGACTTTTTAGTAGAGGCTGAGCAAAAAGGGTATACGCATGTATATATTGGAGAACATTTAACTGATGAAAAAGAAGATATTCAATCAAGTCTAATTTTTGCTTCAGCTTTGCTAGCTAGAACGACTAAGATAAATGTCTGTTTTTGCGTATTACCACTTCCTCATTATGAAATTAAGCTATTGGTTAAACAATTAGAAGATATATATAGATTATCTTGTGGAAGAATTCAAATTGGATTTAGTCAAGGAGCGCTTAAAAGTGATGCAGAATATTTA
This region of Prochlorococcus sp. MIT 0604 genomic DNA includes:
- the pseI gene encoding pseudaminic acid synthase: MVKEININGRKIGLNYPPYIIAEMSANHNGSIERALETIKEASECGVDAIKMQTYTADTMTINCDNEEFLIKGGLWDGFKLYDLYKLAETPYEWHQKLFSYANELGVTLFSTPFDETAVDLLEELNTPAYKVASFELVDIPLIKYIASKQKPVIISTGMSSEKEINEALDAMRQENNDQIILLHCISSYPAPVEKSNLNLIKSISRNFNVISGLSDHTLGTTISVAATAIGASVIEKHFTIDSSDKGPDSDFSIEPSELRKLCENTYKTWLSLGKEGFDRDIVESQSKSFRRSIYFVKNKKAGEIVTKDDIRRIRPGNGLAPKFERDIIGKILKKDIKVGDPTSWDVFI
- a CDS encoding PIG-L deacetylase family protein, with protein sequence MDKNRVLVVVAHPDDETIGMGGTIRKHINQGDDVFVIAMTDGTGSRDSFNKEDILKRVNSSNIASDLLGFKWLERFNFKDNMLDNEPLLEIIKLIEKSKKMIQPNLVYSHCGGDLNIDHRVVVNAVLTAFRPQPNDSCSEIRLFEISSATDFGNEFITGKFYPNLFVDISNTWDDKEKSLLAYEEELRDFPHSRSLEGIKNLANLRGNQVGLKMAEAFQIIRKINF
- a CDS encoding 2OG-Fe(II) oxygenase is translated as MKDFKSIYLPLGEHFLSNYEVDFIEESLKKFPLEDITIGDAGEINNCQVGRLMEDQPETNPKILNESLSKPILKLFQTLKAKKFFGKFLDKNKPQIIRRSQFNLLGEGSFVGRHLDIDSNPNYQIAAVLQLGSKFSGGEFIVYPSKDSEIKDAQIIYPEYGSITISFCKSEHEVGKVTSGTRTSFVNFISNYVGKNKRKRIVN